The following proteins are encoded in a genomic region of Phycodurus eques isolate BA_2022a chromosome 11, UOR_Pequ_1.1, whole genome shotgun sequence:
- the golga4 gene encoding golgin subfamily A member 4 isoform X4, protein MFKKLKQKINEEQSPQRNAQTPQQGQMGSGERRSSETHPFYHDGVPSPGDREQSQFEDTDKTESASKGPTRSSRGGINGDESVSPHREEPQSFAQKLQLKVPSMESIIRGGASRAEHLFRSPSKESLVQSSSHESLTHLGENEVAGAPTYDPPSDIESEAEEASGNAESLPKEQLLHRLVRLEASLGKYRGKYSELVTAYRTVQRDKDKTQAILSQCQDKSLRRIGELREELQMDQQAKKHLQEEFDAALEEKDQMITVLQTQVALLRKRVQGVAEGELPISSNAAQTESTSPSKDHEVEPEIPEEEGVSDPAKLMEALQKRVKRQENLLHKCKEMIRIHKERSAHISSENETLQEQLQERLQELEKMKELHTTEKSKLINQLRDVKNQNEQLEQDKGMVIAETKRQMHETLEMKEEEIAQLRSRLQLAHTQNEELQDQKEKAEKSAFEELERALGSAHRAEEARKQLQIQMEEQMSEAERVNEEERKSLQQELTRVKLEVVTIMKKSSEERVANMQQSHSEALAAKEEEISGRIRKAVEQYKEEFVQLIKEKEQQASLALEDAELQKTALIAEGENSVKEMLKELEVAKTRIMELESSLVKMSQEESVPSHEQSSLLDHLKNNHKEQMLALQKEHQAQLEKHKDTLSQQHSTALEELKEKHRVESETLLKERDLQIHMHTEEMNQKLDAKQAEHQALEAELSEVLKSKQLLEQKLVEVKDAHCLALQDQVAKHSAEIENVKQEHEQSLGGMEKILKEELNALKIILREKENEIKDLIQGEKMLKEKSHSALEELDVRAKQLEDLKQSLSHLQLENSNLKEGKEASNKISNDLAQSKNNLTDLQHLLEVAKNDCQHKELLLQELQQQLQQRQKQLSEQEKSHSEELNTKKEAQTHLQKQLEDEKAACEKKLYNTITEMEAKIKTQETKMEKFKQKAKEMQDHFKKKIQQKEESMKIALVKKDAELQQKEQQIQEKILEMAEKNSQGLSNTMLELQANHLGEVEKLRDIHRHEILELERHWQEKLGQQEEELMEKHSHILQEKIQELQECSLKLNRSKEASDQVLNAMKDLKEELTIKETTVQKLKEELQEAGVKLEGLSTSDTLLREQMELVERNLSHAMNERDSLQDKLNMTEEESREKLKTLSDKLEDMDEQLQAVEGSRRKECEDLQNKSEEAAIQRKALEAQFHQQVSMISNQMQHYCKDVQCKMVDGASELCQKVDFRVSDLKERILCSQKNILHLKNVVSRKVDRLCTLEENLCQKSEENNNLCISLEQLTAQVNAHMEQIKALTNENENNSLSISEKALKIEELNELNRVISIHLKENELQVNNLESIISDLKHQLEGKEEAIFKLKQQYEEERQKALIQTDETIQSSQQERDSLSKQVNALKASLSENDNIVASLKTRLEELERVVSEKNESLQRLTVSFDNQSISKSELDQVLSEKEQKVSGLTAELECSNHRLCKLQEQLALKMKECEQLACDLKQQHSIRENEMVEKLQQNSHLEQEMEEKLHHLEEDNLKCKSQLQTQEDEFERLKEEIMKRKEECVRETEERLTAESTRKVSELKKKAEQKIAQIKKQLTSQLDEKDDIIKMLEASYEELKKNEASGKECIDTLEEKNKSLEEVLVKLKEEQASQLEQTQADERRMMQKSLDELKSMHEEKLSTLQRDSLHQAELKQAEALEIESKLKEVEKQNEAFLEEVMTLKEEIRKKIVQCDQHQVALMQAQISFEPDKKMECSSFQQTKSMLENEMKNHSPELDEDSLDSLKSKLNQMKNEKEKIHKDFTRLQKDIRLMRKEHDQELEYAKKQLLEESENKLKLELEDIEMKHNSAIKQLMREFHTQMAVKEKEIDTAVKEIIGKAQIVEAELLSSNREETFHLKKVIAQREDELNRTVEKYEQVIQSREEEMGTRVWQVQKELEELQARSRSTTEMSPEELQAQLAEKTTLLSEARLKEQGFVERIHSLEDKIKCFHRNTVITHLGSTYKDAALNKPEPLSEATEMEYLKKVLFEYMMGRETKTMAKVITSMLKFPPDEAQKVLDKEESKATHWLSV, encoded by the exons AGTGCATCTAAAGGGCCAACAAGGTCTTCCAGAGGAGGTATCAATGGGGATGAAAGTGTCTCTCCTCAT AGAGAAGAACCACAGTCCTTTGCCCAAAAACTACAGCTAAAGGTTCCCTCAATGGAGTCCATAATTCGGGGTGGTGCCAGTCGGGCTGAACATCTCTTCCGCTCTCCCTCTAAAGAAAGCTTGGTCCAGAGCTCATCGCATGAGTCCTTGACACATTTAGGGGAAAACGAAGTCGCTGGTGCCCCTACATACGACCCACCTTCAGATATTGAGAGCGAGGCTGAGGAGGCATCAGGGAATGCTGAGTCTCTCCCCAAAGAGCAGCTGCTGCACCGTTTGGTCAGACTGGAGGCAAGTCTGGGGAAGTATCGTGGGAAATACTCAGAG CTCGTTACTGCATATCGTACAGTGCAACGAGATAAAGATAAAACACAG GCTATCCTCAGCCAGTGTCAAGATAAATCTCTGCGCAGAATTGGAGAACTACGAGAG GAGTTACAAATGGACCAGCAGGCAAAGAAACACCTTCAGGAGGAGTTTGATGCAGCACTGGAGGAGAAAGACCAGATGATTACTGTCCTGCAAACTCAG GTTGCTCTGCTAAGGAAACGAGTTCAAGGAGTCGCTGAGGGTGAGCTGCCCATTTCTTCAAATGCAGCACAGACCGAATCCACAAGCCCTTCAAAGGACCATGAAGTGGAGCCTGAAATACCTGAGG AAGAGGGGGTCAGTGATCCAGCTAAACTAATGGAGGCTTTGCAGAAGAGAGTGAAGAGGCAAGAAAACTTACTGCACAAGTGCAAAGAAATGATACGTATACACAAGGAGCGCAGCGCCCACATTAGTAGTGAGAACGAAACTCTGCAAGAGCAGCTGCAGGAGAGACTGCAAGAACTGGAAAAGATGAAG GAGCTGCACACAACGGAGAAGTCTAAGCTGATCAATCAGTTGCGTGATGTCAAGaaccaaaatgaacagctggagcAGGACAAG GGTATGGTGATTGCTGAGACAAAGCGGCAGATGCATGAGACTCTGGAAATGAAAGAAGAGGAGATTGCACAGCTCCGGTCCAGGCTCCAGCTGGCTCATACCCAGAATGAAGAGCTACAGGACCAGAAGGAAAAGGCTGAGAAATCAG CATTTGAAGAGCTTGAAAGGGCATTGGGTTCAGCACATAGAGCTGAGGAAGCAAGAAAGCAGCTGCAGATTCAGATGGAGGAGCAAATGAGTGAAGCGGAAAGAGTCAATGAAGAAGAGAGGAAGAGTTTGCAGCAGGAGCTCACACGGGTCAAACTGGAGGTTGTCACAATCATGAAG AAATCATCTGAAGAAAGGGTGGCCAACATGCAACAATCTCATAGTGAAGCCCTGGCTGCCAAAGAAGAGGAGATAAGTGGCAGAATAAGGAAAGCTGTG GAGCAGTATAAAGAGGAGTTTGTTCAGCTAATCAAGGAAAAAGAGCAGCAGGCATCTCTGGCTCTGGAGGATGCAGAGTTACAGAAGACAGCTCTTATTGCAGAGGGCGAGAATAGCGTTAAAGAGATGCTTAAAGAGCTGGAAGTAGCAAAAACT AGAATAATGGAGTTAGAAAGTTCCCTGGTGAAGATGTCCCAAGAGGAATCAGTCCCGTCCCATGAACAGTCAAGTCTGTTGGACCACCTGAAGAATAACCACAAAGAGCAAATGTtggcattacagaaagagcaccaGGCACAGCTGGAAAAGCACAAGGACACCCTATCCCAGCAGCACAGTACTGCTCTGGAAGAGCTCAAGGAAAAACACAGGGTTGAATCGGAGACACTTCTGAAAGAGAGAGACCTGCAAATTCATATGCACACAGAGGAGATGAATCAGAAATTGGATGCAAAGCAAGCTGAGCATCAAGCACTTGAAGCTGAACTTTCCGAAGTTTTGAAGAGTAAACAGCTTTTGGAACAGAAGTTGGTTGAAGTAAAAGATGCACATTGTTTAGCTCTGCAGGATCAGGTGGCAAAACACAGTGCAGAGATTGAAAATGTTAAGCAAGAGCATGAACAGTCTCTTGGAGGAATGGAGAAAATTCTGAAGGAGGAACTTAatgctttgaaaataattttgagggaaaaggaaaatgaaattaaagacCTCATTCAAGGAGAAAAAAtgctaaaagaaaaatcacattcCGCTCTAGAAGAGCTTGACGTCAGAGCAAAGCAACTGGAGGATTTGAAGCAATCTTTATCACATCTCCAGCTGGAAAATTCCAACTTAAAAGAAGGTAAAGAAGCATCAAATAAAATCTCGAACGATCTTGCTCAGTCTAAGAACAACTTGACAGATTTGCAGCATCTGCTTGAAGTAGCAAAAAATGACTGTCAACACAAAGAGTTATTACTCCAAGAATTACAGCAGCAATTACAGCAGAGGCAAAAGCAACTCTCTGAGCAGGAGAAGTCACACAGTGAAGAGCTTAACACTAAAAAGGAAGCGCAAACACATCTTCAGAAACAGTTGGAGGATGAAAAAGCTGCTTGTGAGAAGAAGCTGTACAACACTATAACTGAGATGGAAGCTAAAATTAAAACACAGGAAACAAAGATGGAAAAGTTCAAACAGAAGGCCAAAGAAATGCAAGATCACTTTAAGAAAAAGATCCAGCAGAAAGAAGAATCCATGAAAATTGCACTTGTAAAGAAAGATGCAGAGCTTCAACAAAAAGAGCAGCAAATTCAAGAGAAAATTTTAGAGATGGCTGAAaaaaattcccaaggcttgAGTAATACAATGTTAGAGCTGCAGGCTAACCATTTGGGGGAAGTGGAGAAACTACGTGATATCCACAGACATGAAATCTTGGAGCTGGAACGCCATTGGCAGGAGAAGTTAGGACAGCAGGAGGAGGAATTAATGGAAAAACACTCGCACATATTGCAGGAAAAGATACAGGAACTGCAAGAATGTTCTTTGAAACTTAACAGGAGCAAAGAAGCTAGTGATCAAGTACTTAATGCAATGAAAGACCTAAAGGAGGAGCTTACAATTAAAGAAACAACTGTGCAAAAGCTGAAAGAAGAACTTCAAGAAGCAGGGGTTAAGCTTGAAGGTTTGTCAACAAGTGACACTTTGCTGAGAGAGCAAATGGAGTTAGTGGAGAGGAACCTCAGCCACGCTATGAATGAGCGAGACTCTCTGCAGGACAAGCTCAACATGACAGAGGAAGAAAGCAGAGAGAAATTAAAAACTTTGTCAGACAAGTTGGAGGACATGGATGAGCAGCTTCAAGCTGTTGAAGGTTCCAGACGAAAGGAATGCGAGGACTTGCAGAATAAATCTGAGGAAGCTGCCATTCAGAGAAAGGCTTTGGAAGCACAGTTCCATCAGCAAGTCAGTATGATCAGCAACCAAATGCAGCATTACTGTAAGGACGTCCAGTGCAAAATGGTGGACGGAGCCTCTGAACTTTGTCAGAAAGTTGACTTTAGAGTCTCTGATTTAAAAGAGAGAATTCTGTGTAgccagaaaaatattttgcaccTTAAAAATGTTGTCTCTAGAAAAGTAGATAGACTTTGCACTTTAGAGGAGAATCTCTGCCAGAAGAGCGAGGAGAATAACAATCTATGCATTTCATTAGAACAGTTGACTGCTCAGGTAAATGCTCACATGGAGCAAATCAAAGCcttaacaaatgaaaatgagaaCAATTCTCTTTCTATCAGTGAAAAGGCTCTTAAGATTGAGGAGCTAAATGAATTAAACAGAGTTatatcaatacatttgaaagaaaatgagTTGCAAGTGAAtaacttggaaagcatcatcaGTGACTTGAAACATCAACTAGAAGGTAAGGAAGAAGCCATATTTAAGCTGAAGCAGCAGTACGAAGAGGAGAGACAAAAGGCTTTAATTCAAACGGACGAAACCATTCAGAGTTCACAGCAGGAGCGAGATTCACTCTCTAAGCAGGTAAATGCCCTCAAAGCCAGTCTTTCTGAGAATGACAACATTGTAGCGTCTCTGAAGACGAGGCTCGAAGAGCTGGAGCGCGTTGTCTCAGAGAAGAATGAATCTTTGCAAAGGCTGACGGTGAGTTTTGACAATCAGTCCATCAGCAAGTCTGAGCTGGACCAAGTTTTGAGTGAGAAGGAACAGAAGGTGAGCGGGCTAACTGCAGAACTTGAATGCTCAAACCATCGGCTCTGCAAGCTACAGGAGCAGTTGGCCTTAAAGATGAAAGAGTGCGAACAACTCGCATGTGACCTCAAACAGCAGCACAGCATCAGGGAGAATGAGATGGTTGAAAAGCTGCAGCAGAACAGCCACTTGGAGCAAGAGATGGAGGAAAAACTGCACCACCTCGAGGAGGATAACCTAAAGTGCAAAAGCCAACTTCAGACTCAggaagatgaatttgaaaggcTGAAAGAAGAGattatgaaaagaaaagaggagTGTGTGAGGGAAACCGAGGAGAGGTTGACAGCAGAAAGCACTCGGAAAGTTTCAGAGCTAAAGAAGAAAGCAGAGCAGAAAATTGCTCAAATTAAGAAGCAGCTAACTTCACAGCTTGATGAAAAAGATGACATTATCAAGATGCTTGAGGCTAGCTATGAGGAGCTCAAGAAAAATGAGGCCTCCGGTAAAGAATGCATTGACACATTagaggagaaaaacaaatctctcGAGGAGGTTCTTGTCAAGCTCAAAGAAGAGCAGGCAAGCCAACTGGAACAGACTCAGGCTGATGAGAGGCGGATGATGCAGAAGTCTTTAGACGAACTGAAGAGCATGCATGAAGAGAAGCTGTCTACACTTCAGCGAGATTCATTACACCAAGCAGAGCTCAAACAAGCAGAAGCACTTGAAATTGAATCTAAGCTTAAAGAGGTAGAGAAGCAGAATGAAGCGTTCCTTGAAGAAGTTATGACTCTGAAAGAAGAAATTAGAAAGAAGATTGTTCAGTGTGATCAACATCAAGTTGCCTTAATGCAGGCCCAAATCTCATTTGAACCTGACAAGAAGATGGAGTGTAGTagttttcaacaaacaaagAGCATGTTGGAAAATGAGATGAAAAATCACTCTCCCGAACTGGATGAGGATTCTCTTGATTCTCTTAAGAGCAAACTAAATCAGATGAAGAATGAGAAGGAGAAAATCCACAAAGATTTTACCAGGTTACAAAAAGACATCAGACTAATGAGGAAAGAGCATGATCAGGAACTTGAATATGCAAAGAAACAGTTATTGGAGGAGAGTGAAAACAAACTCAA ATTGGAATTAGAAGACATCGAAATGAAGCACAACTCAGCAATCAAGCAGTTAATGAGGGAGTTCCACACACAAATGGCCGTAAAAGAGAAGGAGATAGACACAGCAGTGAAAGAAATCATTG GGAAGGCTCAGATTGTGGAGGCAGAGCTTCTCAGTAGTAATCGAGAGGAAACCTTCCACCTGAAGAAGGTGATTGCCCAGAGGGAAGATGAATTGAACAGAACTGTTGAGAAATATGAGCAGGTCATACAG AGTCGAGAGGAGGAGATGGGGACTCGAGTGTGGCAGGTCCAGAAAGAACTGGAGGAACTCCAAGCTAGGAGCCGCAGCACTACTGAG